In the genome of Aspergillus luchuensis IFO 4308 DNA, chromosome 2, nearly complete sequence, one region contains:
- the rvb2 gene encoding RuvB family ATP-dependent DNA helicase reptin (COG:L;~EggNog:ENOG410PHPG;~InterPro:IPR027238,IPR042487,IPR037942,IPR027417, IPR003593,IPR041048,IPR010339;~PFAM:PF17856,PF06068;~go_component: GO:0031011 - Ino80 complex [Evidence IEA];~go_component: GO:0035267 - NuA4 histone acetyltransferase complex [Evidence IEA];~go_component: GO:0097255 - R2TP complex [Evidence IEA];~go_function: GO:0003678 - DNA helicase activity [Evidence IEA];~go_function: GO:0005524 - ATP binding [Evidence IEA];~go_function: GO:0043139 - 5'-3' DNA helicase activity [Evidence IEA]): MAAPISTVAETKELRGLNLIAAHSHIRGLGVDADSLQPRASSQGLVGQEKARKAAAVILQMVKEGKIAGRALLIAGPPSTGKTAIAMGMAQSLGSDVPFTMLAASEIFSMEMSKTEALTQAFRKSIGVRIKEESEIIEGEVVEIQIDRSVTGGNKQGKLTIKTTDMETIYDMGTKMIDSMTKERVMAGDIISIDKSSGKITKLGRSYARSRDYDAMGADTKFVQCPEGELQVRKEIVHTVSLHEIDVINSRSQGFLALFSGDTGEIRSEVRDQINTKVAEWKEEGKAEIIPGVLFIDEVHMLDIECFSYINRALEAELAPIVIMASNRGHARIRGTTYSSPHGLPLDFLDRVVIVSTQPYSADEIRQILAIRAQEEEIDLSPDALALLTKIGQESNLRYASNIITTSHLLSQKRKAKEVSIDDVQRSYRLFYDPARSVKFVSTYEQRFIGDQGAVSFIAPTNGDAMELS; the protein is encoded by the exons ATGGCTGCT CCAATTTCTACCGTCGCGGAGACCAAGGAACTCCGGGGTCTCAACCTCATCGCTGCTCATTCACACATTCGAGGACTTGGTGTCGATGCAGACAGTCTACAGCCCAGGGCATCCTCCCAAGGGCTGGTGGGCCaggagaaggcgaggaaAGCTGCCGCCGTGATCCTGCAAATGGTCAAGGAAGGCAAGATTGCCGGTCGCGCGTTGCTGATTGCTGGCCCTCCCAGCACTGGTAAAACAGCCATCGCCATGGGTATGGCGCAATCCCTCGGATCCGATGTCCCCTTCACAATGCTTGCAGCGTCagagatcttctccatggAGATGTCCAAGACCGAGGCGCTCACGCAAGCCTTCCGCAAATCGATTGGCGTTCGTAtcaaggaggagagtgagatCATCGAGGGTGAAGTGGTTGAAATTCAGATTGACCGCAGTGTTACTGGT GGAAACAAACAAGGCAAGCTCACCATCAAGACGACCGACATGGAAACGATCTACGACATGGGAACAAAGATGATCGACTCAATGACCAAAGAACGAGTGATGGCCGGTGACATTATCTCCATTGACAAATCTTCGGGCAAGATTACCAAGCTGGGACGTTCTTACGCTCGGTCGCGCGACTATGATGCGATGGGAGCTGACACAAAGTTTGTCCAATGCCCCGAGGGTGAACTCCAGGTTCGCAAGGAAATCGTGCACACCGTTAGCCTTCACGAGATCGATGTGATCAACTCGCGGTCACAAGGATTCTTGGCTCTCTTCTCTGGAGATACCGGTGAGATCAGGAGTGAAGTGAGGGATCAGATTAACACCAAGGTGGCGgagtggaaggaagaaggaaaagccgAGATCATTCCGGGAGTTCTCTTCATTGATGAAGTGCACATGCTTGACATTGAATGCTTCTCTTACATCAACCGCGCTCTGGAGGCGGAACTGGCACCTATCGTCATCATGGCTAGCAACCGGGGCCACGCCCGGATTCGTGGTACGACATACAGCTCCCCGCACGGCCTGCCCCTTGATTTCCTCGACCGCGTGGTGATTGTCAGCACACAGCCCTACTCTGCCGATGAGATTAGGCAGATTCTGGCGATTCGCGctcaagaggaagagatcgaCCTTTCTCCGGACGCTCTGGCGTTGCTCACCAAGATCGGCCAGGAGTCGAATCTACGCTATGCCAGCAATATCATCACCACCTCTCACCTGCTCAGCCAGAAGCGCAAGGCGAAGGAGGTTAGCATTGATGACGTCCAGCGCAGTTACCGGTTGTTCTACGACCCTGCACGGAGTGTTAAGTTCGTCAGCACATACGAACAGCGTTTCATCGGCGATCAAGGTGCCGTCAGCTTCATTGCTCCTACGAACGGTGATGCGATGGAGCTTTCATAG
- a CDS encoding uncharacterized protein (COG:S;~EggNog:ENOG410Q2RB) produces the protein MDTDAGATRDPRLARPLARPPLNRPPSVDATSSASPTRFRPGSQTVGSSSPVDAQNATADQFIRGISDLVQAAVIAANGKSEQERLKKKRDATDALLRKAKVHSSFPSTTAFFQQSKEEEDADLAQLDKSLEKHANDYRDLENALKAKFSSIMSLEPLNRVNQLQSEVQHAKKDIIRLHDYNINLEGKMSAVQDKVGSFISLQDRVNSLEKATSYHAKLARENAERVTKITADLETTLASKEQEINSAASKTQMDELRKQTSDLTRQIEVLQKSQRECSDYLKKMNKSMDDHRRQQDTRSMENTRSLTSLTARLTSVEEKNNRPPSPAVVTAPEPSAKSEELASRLQKLEGQLSGQHERRIKQMEDQLQGLQTIQQMKDDFQFKEIEDLKKVWERGAQEFEQIRSDYARVSEELKGLSQAQAVANPAEVQAHIQGIASGLMNMQNMVETLRVALHSLETRYNNLSTDTIVKHMVVAMQEMYPSTAQLTEQINLIRAWFERDIPPLKAITERLHVHQVNLVEQTQKDMALRMEEINRLRSQQTNLSQSLAPVWERLTAQNQNRWLTADDLRQMQNDLTSLAAKIDEHTNKLDGYVESREAKDQLLHDDLTTGRNNLHMQLHAISERQTELEKLCSEFQKANDLPDQVRALAARQEEFMKGFSNSQNDDLRDQVKELADKQENLTKGLSVYREEGLQDQVRALADEQKKLLDKFSDSQQDKIRRQIKSLFDEQKTLAGRLVKTQEEHDQLKALVEAQEDLAKKLCEIQSSNEDDLKVLKACPDELKAVLDRVCQLEASTLEKYQTVVEEHKLLEGSTSKNLTGLTERVDGLMKLVESSQQPPQLEAPPQQEDNLDAMKDEDEANDQDSEVARFMSMAETTPARALKERKRKRPITSNNASDEDRSSLSRPESPTSNAAGSTAGGDAGPSTDRKSKKKKGKKRKLQKNRGPQASGNVITID, from the coding sequence ATGGATACAGACGCCGGTGCTACGCGTGACCCCCGTCTCGCCAGGCCCTTAGCCAGGCCGCCCCTGAACCGCCCTCCCTCTGTGGATGCTACTTCAAGCGCCTCCCCTACGCGCTTCAGACCTGGATCCCAGACGGTCGGAAGCTCCTCGCCTGTCGATGCCCAAAATGCTACTGCCGATCAATTTATACGTGGGATCTCCGACCTCGTCCAAGCCGCCGTGATTGCTGCCAACGGCAAATCCGAACAGGAgaggctgaagaagaagagagatgcCACTGATGCCCTGCTTAGGAAAGCTAAAGTTCACTCTAGTTTTCCGTCCACTACAGCCTTTTTCCAGCAgtccaaggaggaagaggacgctGATCTGGCTCAGCTTGATAAATCCCTCGAGAAGCATGCCAACGACTACAGAGACCTGGAGAATGCTTTGAAAGCCAAATTTAGCTCGATCATGTCACTGGAGCCCCTAAACAGGGTAAATCAACTACAAAGTGAGGTACAACATGCGAAGAAGGATATCATAAGGCTGCATGACTACAACATCAACCTGGAGGGCAAGATGTCGGCAGTGCAGGATAAGGTCGGCTCATTCATTAGCCTGCAAGATAGGGTTAACTCGCTTGAGAAGGCTACCTCATATCACGCGAAACTTGCCAGAGAGAATGCTGAGCGTGTCACCAAAATAACCGCGGATCTGGAAACCACGTTGGCATCGAAGGAGCAAGAAATCAACTCGGCCGCTTCCAAGACACAGATGGATGAGTTAAGGAAGCAGACCTCGGACTTGACCAGGCAGATCGAAGTCTTGCAGAAGTCACAGCGTGAATGCTCCGATTATCTGAAAAAGATGAACAAGAGTATGGACGATCATCGCCGGCAACAGGACACCCGGAGCATGGAGAACACACGATCGTTGACATCGCTTACTGCACGCCTAACTTcggtcgaagagaagaataaccgacccccctcccctgctGTAGTAACTGCGCCCGAGCCTTCAGCCAAGTCTGAAGAACTGGCGTCCCGATTACAAAAGCTGGAAGGGCAACTCTCGGGACAGCACGAGCGTCGCATTAAACAAATGGAAGATCAGCTTCAAGGACTGCAAACAATACAACAGATGAAAGACGACTTCCAATTCAAGGAAATCGAGGATCTCAAAAAGGTGTGGGAAAGAGGCGCCCAAGAATTCGAACAGATCAGGAGCGACTATGCCCGGGTCAGTGAGGAGCTGAAAGGCCTGAGCCAAGCTCAAGCAGTAGCAAACCCCGCTGAGGTTCAGGCGCATATTCAAGGGATTGCGTCCGGACTTATGAACATGCAAAATATGGTCGAAACTTTGAGAGTTGCATTACATTCCCTCGAAACTCGGTACAACAATCTATCTACGGATACCATTGTGAAACACATGGTGGTGGCTATGCAAGAGATGTACCCATCAACCGCGCAGCTGACAGAACAAATAAACCTCATTAGAGCATGGTTTGAGCGGGATATTCCTCCATTGAAAGCAATAACGGAACGTCTGCACGTGCATCAGGTGAATTTGGTGGAACAGACACAGAAAGATATGGCTTTGAGAATGGAGGAAATCAATCGCCTGAGGAGCCAACAGACAAATCTCTCTCAGTCGCTCGCCCCGGTCTGGGAGCGACTTACCGCTCAAAACCAGAACCGTTGGCTCACCGCTGATGATCTGCGGCAAATGCAGAATGATCTGACATCTCTGGCGGCAAAGATTGATGAACATACGAACAAACTCGACGGATACGTGGAGTCGCGCGAGGCAAAGGATCAATTGCTCCACGACGACCTAACAACGGGCAGAAACAACCTGCACATGCAGCTCCACGCCATTTCCGAAAGGCAAACGGAACTTGAGAAATTATGTTCCGAATTCCAGAAGGCCAATGATCTACCGGATCAAGTCCGAGCCCTTGCCGCGAGACAGGAGGAGTTCATGAAGGGTTTCAGCAACTCGCAGAATGACGATTTGAGAGACCAAGTTAAGGAGCTAGCTGATAAGCAGGAAAACCTGACAAAAGGTCTCTCTGTGTATCGGGAGGAGGGCCTGCAAGATCAGGTCAGGGCTCTGGCAGATGAACAGAAGAAGCTACTCGATAAATTCTCTGATTCTCAACAAGACAAGATACGGAGGCAAATCAAGTCTCTGTTTGACGAACAAAAAACATTGGCTGGGAGACTCGTCAAAACCCAGGAGGAACACGATCAGCTTAAAGCCCTTGTCGAAGCTCAAGAAGACCTCGCAAAGAAACTTTGTGAGATCCAATCGAGCAATGAAGATGACTTGAAGGTGTTGAAAGCCTGTCCAGATGAGCTTAAAGCAGTGCTTGACCGTGTTTGTCAACTTGAAGCGTCCACGCTCGAAAAATATCAGACTGTTGTGGAAGAACACAAACTACTGGAAGGCTCGACGTCAAAGAATCTTACAGGTCTAACTGAAAGGGTGGATGGCCTAATGAAACTGGTCGAGAGCAGCCAGCAACCCCCACAACTAGAAGCGCCCCCTCAGCAAGAAGACAATCTCGATGCAATgaaagatgaggatgaagccaACGATCAGGATTCCGAGGTCGCCAGGTTCATGAGCATGGCTGAAACAACCCCAGCACGTGCCCtaaaagagaggaagagaaaacgGCCTATTACATCTAATAATGCATCCGACGAGGATCGTTCCAGCTTAAGTCGGCCCGAATCACCGACTTCCAATGCTGCAGGCTCTACTGCAGGAGGAGACGCCGGGCCATCAACCGacaggaaaagcaagaaaaagaagggaaagaagcggAAATTACAAAAGAATAGAGGACCGCAGGCATCAGGCAACGTAATAACGATTGACTGA
- a CDS encoding putative alpha/beta hydrolase (COG:S;~EggNog:ENOG410PFB9;~InterPro:IPR000073,IPR029058;~MEROPS:MER0031610;~PFAM:PF12697,PF00561) encodes MLQPIRTTFRSAAQGARLFSTSRGLRTDLSYQVFGPEKADVIDRSPIIFLHGLFGSKQNNRGISKALARDLKREIFTVDLRNHGQSFHAQEHNYSVMAEDVIKFIQQLKLDKAVLIGHSMGAKTAMTVALDSPKLVSALVPVDNAPVNAPLKSDFGLYVRGMQHVEAANVTKQSEADEILKGYEESLPIRQFLLTNLVRSTEDQTMKFRVPLAVLGEAIPGMADFPYREPGSVSYEGPTLFVRGTKSRYVSDESVPTIKKFFPNASVADVEAGHWLISENPEGFRQAVLKFLQEAP; translated from the exons ATGCTCCAACCAATCCGTACGACCTTTCGAAGCGCCGCCCAGGGCGCCCGCTTATTCTCCACATCACGAGGCCTCCGAACAGACCTGTCCTACCAGGTGTTTGGGCCTGAGAAAGCCGATGTTATTGATCGGAGTcctatcatcttccttcatGGACTGTTCGGCTCGAAGCAGAATAACCGGGGTATTAGCAA AGCACTGGCACGTGATCTGAAACGTGAGATCTTCACTGTG GATCTCCGCAACCATGGCCAATCTTTCCACGCCCAAGAACACAACTACTCCGTCATGGCCGAAGACGTGATCAAGTTCATCCAGCAGCTGAAGCTAGACAAGGCCGTTCTGATCGGCCACTCGAT GGGCGCCAAAACCGCTATGACAGTTGCCCTCGATTCACCCAAGCTTGTCTCGGCTCTTGTACCGGTTGACAACGCCCCCGTGAATGCACCCCTGAAGAGCGATTTCGGCCTCTACGTTCGTGGAATGCAGCATGTCGAGGCTGCTAACGTGACGAAGCAGTCTGAGGCTGATGAGATCCTCAAGGGATATGAGGAA tccctccccatccgccaattcctcctcaccaacctGGTCCGTTCGACAGAAGATCAGACCATGAAATTCCGTGTCCCGCTTGCCGTCCTCGGCGAAGCCATCCCTGGTATGGCTGACTTCCCGTACCGGGAGCCGGGATCTGTCTCGTATGAGGGCCCTACGCTGTTTGTGAGGGGCACGAAGAGCAGATATGTGAGCGATGAGTCAGTGCCGACGATTAAGAAGTTCTTTCCCAATGCTAGCGTTGCGGATGTGGAGGCCGGGCATTGGTTGATTTCGGAGAATCCGGAAGGATTCAGGCAAg CTGTTCTGAAGTTCCTTCAGGAGGCtccttga